From the Scylla paramamosain isolate STU-SP2022 chromosome 15, ASM3559412v1, whole genome shotgun sequence genome, one window contains:
- the LOC135107231 gene encoding nuclear pore complex-interacting protein family member B11-like, which yields MLWRYRNHPPTSATTQHLPPLNISYLPTSATLQHPLPYNITYLHLPTSPTSQHPLPSSITHLPSSATIQHYPPPNIRHLYHPTSAISISQHPQLSPNIRHLRTSAISQHPPPPNIRHLPTATISKHLPLPNIRRLHLPNIRHLPTAATSTSNVAESSSLAADWQQ from the exons ATGCTGTGGCGCTACAGAAA CCACCCTCCAACATctgccaccacccaacatctgCCACCTCTCAATATCAGCTACCTTCCAACATCTGCTACCTTGCAACATCCGTTACCTTACAACATCACCTACCTCCATCTTCCAACATCccccacctcccaacatccactACCGTCCAGCATTACCCACCTCCCATCCTCCGCTACCATCCAACATTacccacctcccaacatccgcCACCTTTATCACCCAACATCCGCCATCTCCATCTCCCAGCATCCCCAGCTATCTCCCAACATCCGCCACCTCCGAACATCCGCCATCTCCCAACatccgccacctcccaacatccggCACCTCCCAACAGCCACCATATCCAAACATCTGCCACTTCCCAACATCCGCCGCCTCCATCTCCCCAACatccgccacctcccaacagCCGCCACTTCCACTTCCAAC GTTGCCGAGTCCTCGTCACTGGCGGCTGACTGGCAGCAGTAG